The Streptomyces laurentii genome contains a region encoding:
- a CDS encoding hypothetical protein (identified by MetaGeneAnnotator; putative;~sequence version:1), which translates to MPDIAVDYELLNQVAQKARSLKDQVQHARESKQDYSDAEVGDGVPTAIRAYYGIWKGSFKRSEEKLEKLANLYEGVARGWADWDFGLAGEASKQEASLAADLYKTQKEIWDKWQEQVQAGNVDPNDPHAPKPPEGDRPTSWTTSDGNGNSTTTTYEYGADGKPTKITTTVTTSTGLTSKDVTNYHADGTYDSSATDVYGNVTTTTGKSVTTETDEHKTTDDTFESVTKAPGDDGGTSTTTGSSHSVYNTTTGHRDTTTTYTRTGPDDDGNEKTVKGTSSTSVDLNGHEVVTTIEVDEDGSGTKTVVTDGHTEKWTSEDADGDTGWTSSDD; encoded by the coding sequence GTGCCCGACATCGCAGTCGACTACGAGCTGCTCAACCAGGTCGCCCAGAAGGCCCGTTCGCTCAAGGACCAGGTGCAGCACGCCCGCGAGAGCAAGCAGGACTACTCGGACGCGGAGGTCGGCGACGGTGTGCCCACCGCCATCCGCGCCTATTACGGGATCTGGAAGGGCTCCTTCAAGCGCTCCGAGGAGAAGCTGGAGAAGCTGGCCAACCTCTACGAGGGTGTGGCCCGAGGCTGGGCCGACTGGGACTTCGGGCTCGCGGGCGAGGCCAGCAAACAGGAGGCGTCACTCGCCGCGGACCTGTACAAGACCCAGAAGGAGATCTGGGACAAGTGGCAGGAGCAGGTCCAGGCCGGGAACGTCGACCCCAACGACCCGCACGCGCCGAAGCCGCCGGAGGGCGACCGGCCCACCTCGTGGACGACCTCGGACGGGAACGGCAACTCGACCACCACCACGTACGAGTACGGCGCGGACGGCAAGCCCACCAAGATCACCACGACGGTGACCACGAGCACCGGCCTGACCAGCAAGGACGTCACGAACTACCACGCCGACGGTACGTACGACTCCTCGGCCACCGACGTCTACGGCAACGTCACCACCACCACCGGCAAGTCCGTCACCACCGAGACGGACGAGCACAAGACGACCGACGACACCTTCGAGAGCGTCACCAAGGCACCCGGCGACGACGGCGGCACGAGCACCACCACCGGCAGCAGCCACTCCGTCTACAACACCACCACCGGGCACCGCGACACCACCACGACCTACACCCGCACCGGCCCGGACGACGACGGCAACGAGAAGACCGTCAAGGGCACCAGCAGCACGTCCGTGGACCTCAACGGCCACGAGGTCGTCACCACCATCGAGGTCGACGAGGACGGCAGCGGCACCAAGACCGTGGTGACCGACGGCCACACGGAGAAGTGGACGAGCGAGGACGCGGACGGCGACACCGGCTGGACGTCCTCCGACGACTGA
- a CDS encoding hypothetical protein (COG1674 DNA segregation ATPase FtsK/SpoIIIE and related proteins;~FtsK/SpoIIIE family; pfam01580;~cell division-related protein [Streptomyces bingchenggensis BCW-1];~identified by MetaGeneAnnotator; putative) — protein sequence MDALRDAAAELEIAPQPSPWLPPLPTALTLGDLPRRPDPGDGRLAPVPWALADVPAAQRQEPLELDLSAFGHLYVIGTPRSGRSQVLRTIAGALARRHSSADVHLYGIDAAGGALAALTALPHCGAVVPRADLERLGRLHARLLAEMTRRQELLAAHGVASLSELRGLLPAAERPAHVVLLIDGWDSLVALLGDHDSGRPVQELTALIREGAPMGIHVVATSERALLSGKVASLNDERLLMRLTDRNEYMLAGISSKQIPAVVPQGRGWRGGSGTEVQVALVGEESADLSTATGHHQAEALRRIGEEAARRDRDVPAARRPARVLTLPRQVAFTDAWEKVPAELRRPLWGLLGIGGDDLEPLGVDFAAGSPSFLVSGPPGAGRSTALASLAVSLLAGGTRVVALTPRESPLRGLRRHPQAVVLESPDPMADEVREALDAGTGPAVVLVDDADLLAQMPAADSVLREIAATGRDRGQGLAVAATAETLTSAGIGWLGQVRRVRRGVLLSPQSPAEGDLLGVRLPYDQLRGRPVPGRGLTVDPVTGLLVSVLIPETVLRSDDGA from the coding sequence GTGGACGCGCTGCGCGACGCCGCGGCCGAGCTGGAGATCGCGCCGCAGCCCAGCCCGTGGCTGCCGCCGCTGCCCACCGCTCTCACCCTGGGCGACCTGCCCCGGCGCCCCGACCCGGGTGACGGCCGGCTGGCGCCGGTGCCATGGGCGCTGGCCGACGTGCCGGCGGCCCAGCGGCAGGAGCCGCTGGAGCTGGACCTGTCCGCCTTCGGGCACCTGTACGTCATCGGTACGCCGCGCTCGGGCCGTTCGCAGGTGCTGCGCACCATCGCCGGGGCGCTGGCCCGCCGGCACTCCAGCGCCGACGTCCACCTGTACGGCATCGACGCGGCCGGCGGCGCGCTGGCCGCACTCACGGCGCTGCCGCACTGCGGCGCGGTCGTGCCGCGCGCCGACCTGGAGCGGCTGGGGCGGCTGCACGCGCGGCTGCTCGCGGAGATGACCCGTCGCCAGGAACTCCTTGCCGCGCACGGGGTGGCGTCGCTGTCCGAGCTGCGCGGGCTGCTGCCGGCCGCCGAGCGGCCCGCCCACGTGGTGCTGCTGATCGACGGCTGGGACTCGCTCGTGGCGCTGCTCGGCGACCACGACAGCGGCCGGCCGGTGCAGGAGCTGACGGCGCTGATCCGCGAGGGCGCCCCGATGGGCATCCATGTGGTGGCCACCTCCGAACGGGCCCTGCTCTCGGGCAAGGTGGCCTCGCTCAACGACGAGCGGCTGCTCATGCGGCTGACCGACCGCAACGAGTACATGCTGGCCGGTATCTCGTCCAAGCAGATCCCGGCGGTCGTGCCGCAGGGCCGCGGCTGGCGGGGCGGCAGCGGTACGGAGGTACAGGTCGCGCTGGTCGGCGAGGAGTCCGCGGACCTGTCCACGGCCACCGGCCACCACCAGGCGGAGGCGCTGCGCCGGATCGGCGAGGAGGCGGCCCGCCGGGACCGGGACGTGCCGGCGGCACGCCGCCCGGCCCGGGTGCTCACGCTGCCGCGGCAGGTGGCGTTCACCGACGCGTGGGAGAAGGTGCCGGCCGAGCTGCGGCGCCCGCTGTGGGGCCTGCTGGGCATCGGCGGCGACGATCTGGAGCCGCTGGGCGTGGACTTCGCGGCGGGCTCGCCCTCGTTCCTGGTGAGCGGCCCGCCCGGAGCGGGGCGCTCCACGGCGCTGGCCAGTCTGGCGGTGTCGCTGCTGGCGGGCGGTACGCGCGTGGTGGCGCTCACGCCGCGCGAGTCGCCGCTGCGCGGGCTGCGCCGTCATCCGCAGGCGGTGGTGCTGGAGTCGCCGGACCCGATGGCGGACGAGGTACGCGAGGCGCTCGACGCCGGCACCGGCCCGGCGGTGGTCCTGGTGGACGACGCCGACCTGCTGGCGCAGATGCCCGCCGCCGACTCGGTGCTCCGGGAGATCGCGGCCACCGGCCGGGACCGGGGCCAGGGGCTGGCGGTCGCCGCCACCGCCGAGACGCTGACGTCGGCGGGCATCGGCTGGCTGGGCCAGGTGCGGCGGGTACGGCGCGGTGTGCTGCTGTCGCCGCAGTCGCCCGCCGAGGGCGACCTGCTGGGTGTGCGGCTGCCGTACGACCAGCTGCGCGGACGGCCGGTGCCGGGACGCGGGCTGACGGTGGATCCGGTGACGGGGCTGCTGGTGTCGGTCCTGATCCCGGAGACGGTGCTGCGTTCGGACGACGGGGCCTGA
- a CDS encoding hypothetical protein (identified by MetaGeneAnnotator; putative;~sequence version:1): MAAGNIHLDYTEIVRVSGVMNQAVNDINPHLLSTKTSVEGLLDNGLFMQQSSPAMKAAYEKLTASLQQAVESINSFATQFTKIKESVEKIDADIAASTTKSS; the protein is encoded by the coding sequence ATGGCCGCCGGCAACATCCACCTCGACTACACCGAGATCGTCCGGGTCTCCGGTGTCATGAACCAGGCCGTCAACGACATCAACCCGCACCTGCTCTCCACCAAGACCTCGGTCGAGGGCCTGCTGGACAACGGCCTGTTCATGCAGCAGAGCAGCCCGGCCATGAAGGCCGCCTACGAGAAGCTGACCGCCTCCCTGCAGCAGGCGGTGGAGAGCATCAACAGCTTCGCCACGCAGTTCACCAAGATCAAGGAGTCCGTGGAGAAGATCGACGCGGACATCGCGGCCAGCACCACCAAGTCGTCCTGA